The sequence cggcggtggtggtggtggtggtggtggtggtaatggcagcggcggtggtggtggtggtggtaatggcggcggcggtggtggtggtggtggtggtggtggtggtggtggtggtggtggtaatggcggcggtggtggtggtggtggtggtggtggtggtggtggtggtggtggtaatggcggcggcggtggtggtggtggtggtggtggtggtggtggtggtggtggtaatggcagcggcggtggtggtggtggtggtggtggtggtggtggtggtggtggtggtaatggcggcggcggtggtggtggtggtggtggtggtggtggtggtggtggtggtggtaatggcggcggcggtggtggtggtggtggtggtggtggtaatggcggcggcggtggtggtggtggtggtggtgg comes from Hemibagrus wyckioides isolate EC202008001 linkage group LG14, SWU_Hwy_1.0, whole genome shotgun sequence and encodes:
- the LOC131364862 gene encoding uncharacterized protein LOC131364862 yields the protein PPPPPPPPPPLPPPPPPPPPPPPPPPPPPPPLPPPPPPPPPPPPLPPPPPPPPPPPPPPPPPPLPPPPPPPPPPPPPPPPLPLPPPPPPPPPPPPPPPPPLPPPPPPPPPPPPPPPPPLPPPPPPPPPPPPPPPPPPLPPPPPPPLPLPPPPPPPPPPPPLPPPPPPPPPPPPPPPPPPPPPPPPPP